The Coffea arabica cultivar ET-39 chromosome 8e, Coffea Arabica ET-39 HiFi, whole genome shotgun sequence genome window below encodes:
- the LOC113704349 gene encoding protein PEROXIN-4 isoform X2: MQASRARLFKEYKEVQREKSADPDIQLVCDDSNIFKWNALIKGPSETPFEGGVFQLAFSVPEQYPLQPPQVRFLTKIFHPNVHFKTGEICLDILKNAWSPAWTLQSVCRAIIALMAHPEPDSPLNCDSDPPY; this comes from the exons ATGCAG GCATCAAGAGCAAGGCTATTCAAGGAGTACAAAGAAGTGCAGAGAGAGAAATCAGCTGATCCAGATATCCAACTAGTTTGTGAtgattcaaatatatttaagtGGAATGCTCTTATTAAA GGTCCATCTGAGACTCCTTTTGAGGGAGGAGTTTTCCAGTTAGCATTTTCAGTGCCGGAGCAGTATCCTTTGCAGCCACCGCAAGTGAGGTTCTTGACCAAAATATTCCATCCTAATGTACATTTTAAG ACAGGGGAGATTTGCCTTGATATCTTGAAGAATGCATGGAGTCCTGCCTGGACACTACAATCTGTTTGTAGGGCTATAATTGCTCTTATGGCTCATCCTGAACCGGATAGCCCTCTAAACTGCGATTCAG ATCCGCCTTACTAG
- the LOC113704349 gene encoding protein PEROXIN-4 isoform X1: protein MQASRARLFKEYKEVQREKSADPDIQLVCDDSNIFKWNALIKGPSETPFEGGVFQLAFSVPEQYPLQPPQVRFLTKIFHPNVHFKTGEICLDILKNAWSPAWTLQSVCRAIIALMAHPEPDSPLNCDSGNLLRSGDIRGYQSMARMYTRLAAMPKKG from the exons ATGCAG GCATCAAGAGCAAGGCTATTCAAGGAGTACAAAGAAGTGCAGAGAGAGAAATCAGCTGATCCAGATATCCAACTAGTTTGTGAtgattcaaatatatttaagtGGAATGCTCTTATTAAA GGTCCATCTGAGACTCCTTTTGAGGGAGGAGTTTTCCAGTTAGCATTTTCAGTGCCGGAGCAGTATCCTTTGCAGCCACCGCAAGTGAGGTTCTTGACCAAAATATTCCATCCTAATGTACATTTTAAG ACAGGGGAGATTTGCCTTGATATCTTGAAGAATGCATGGAGTCCTGCCTGGACACTACAATCTGTTTGTAGGGCTATAATTGCTCTTATGGCTCATCCTGAACCGGATAGCCCTCTAAACTGCGATTCAG GCAATCTCCTTCGTTCTGGAGATATCAGGGGATATCAGTCGATGGCGAGAATGTACACTAGGCTTGCAGCCATGCCCAAGAAGGGATGA
- the LOC113702934 gene encoding peroxisomal fatty acid beta-oxidation multifunctional protein AIM1, whose translation MANKEAGVTVSMEVEDDGIALITIRNPPVNALSLSVIAGLREKYGEAMRRDDVKAIVLTGADGKFCGGLDISFLQEVQKTGNVSLLPNVSFDLVVNTIEDGKKPSVAAIQGFALGGGLELAMGCSARIAAPRAELGLPELKLGIIPGSGGTQRLPRLVGVSKAIDMMLSSKTITSEEGAELGVIDSIASPDELLTASRQWALDIVEGRRPHINSLHKSDKLVAAHDLDDIFQKARQNAQAKFPNEPHYGACLDVIEEGIISGPNSGLLKEDKVFKELLLSNTARGLLHVFFSERATSKVPAVTDSGFKARKIEKVAVIGGGLMGSGIATALVVNNIHVILKEINSEYLRQGLRSIEANLQGLLLRGELEEDKMKKALSLLQGALDYEEFKNVDMVIEAVNEDISLKQSIFEELEKVCSSNCILASNTSTIDLNVIGERTTGQDRIVGAHLFSPAHVMPLMEIVRTERTSPKVVFDVMRFAKIIKKVPIVVKNCTCFAANRLFLPYLQAADMLANLGVDIFRIDQVICEFGMRIGPFQVQDVTGYDVYLAAMKEFSAAYSERTFLSPLVQLMQESGRAGKKNGKGYYVYERGSRPKPDASVQQILEQTRELTRIVADGQPISLTDQDIVEMIFFPVVNEACHLVDGGVVVRASDIDIASVHGMKFPSYYGGILFWADSLGPDYICSRLTNWFKAYGNFFKPSKYLEERARKGILLGASST comes from the exons ATGGCAAATAAGGAGGCAGGTGTGACTGTGAGCATGGAAGTAGAGGATGATGGCATTGCACTCATCACCATCCGTAACCCACCTGTTAATGCACTTTCACTCTCAG TAATTGCTGGCTTGCGGGAAAAATATGGTGAGGCAATGAGAAGAGATGATGTCAAGGCTATTGTTTTGACGG GTGCTGATGGTAAATTCTGTGGCGGTCTGGACATCAGTTTTTTGCAGGAAGTACAGAAGACTG GGAACGTCTCACTTCTGCCAAATGTGTCATTTGATCTTGTTGTCAACACAATAGAAG ATGGCAAGAAACCTTCTGTTGCTGCTATTCAAGGATTTGCTCTGGGAGGTGGCTTGGAACTGGCAATG GGATGCAGTGCACGAATTGCTGCACCAAGAGCAGAACTTGGTTTACCAGAGCTTAAGCTTGGGATAATTCCTGGTTCTGGAG GCACTCAACGTCTTCCAAGGCTCGTGGGAGTTTCAAAGGCCATCGACATGATGTTG TCGTCCAAGACTATAACTTCGGAAGAAGGGGCAGAGTTGGGTGTCATTGATTCTATAGCATCTCCTGATGAGCTCTTAACTGCATCTCGTCAATGGGCACTAGACATTGTAGAAGGGCGTAGACCCCATATTAATAGTCTTCACAAGAGTGACAAACTTGTAGCTGCCCATGATTTAGATGATATCTTTCAAAAAGCTAGGCAAAATGCACAGGCGAAATTTCCAAATGAGCCTCACTACGGTGCCTGCCTTGATGTGATTGAAGAGGGAATCATCTCTGGGCCAAACTCTGGTCTCCTGAAG GAGGACAAAGTTTTCAAAGAATTGTTGCTATCCAACACTGCAAGAGGTCTTCTTCATGTATTCTTTTCAGAGCGTGCTACATCAAAG GTTCCAGCTGTTACAGATTCTGGGTTCAAGGCACGGAAGATAGAGAAAGTTGCTGTAATTGGTGGTGGTCTAATGGGATCTGGCATTGCTACTGCCCTTGTTGTCAATAACATACATGTGATACTTAAGGAGATCAATTCTGAATATCTTCGACAGGGACTGAGATCAATAGAAG CTAATCTCCAAGGCCTCCTATTGAGAGGAGAATTAGAGGAGGATAAGATGAAAAAGGCCCTGTCACTTCTTCAAGGTGCTTTGGACTATGAAGAATTTAAGAATGTGGATATGGTCATTGAG GCTGTTAATGAGGACATATCCTTGAAACAATCaatctttgaagaacttgaaaaGGTTTGTTCTTCCAACTGCATCTTAGCATCAAATACATCCACAATCGATCTCAATGTGATTGGTGAAAGAACAACTGGCCAAGACCGCATTGTTGGTGCACATTTATTCAG TCCTGCTCATGTGATGCCTCTCATGGAAATCGTGAGGACGGAAAGAACGTCTCCAAAAGTAGTATTTGATGTCATGAGATTCGCGAAGATCATTAAGAAGGTTCCAATTGTAGTTAAGAACTGCACTTGTTTTGCTGCTAACCGACTATTCTTACCATATCTTCAAGCAGCAGATATGTTGGCGAATTTAGGTGTGGATATTTTCAGAATTGACCAAGTGATATGTGAATTTGGCATGCGAATTGGACCTTTTCA GGTTCAGGATGTGACAGGATATGACGTGTATCTGGCAGCCATGAAAGAGTTTTCTGCCGCATATTCTGAAAGGACTTTTCTGTCTCCTTTGGTTCAACTTATGCAAGAAAGTGGACGGGCAG GTAAGAAGAATGGAAAAGGATACTACGTGTATGAAAGAGGAAGCAGGCCAAAACCTGATGCATCCGTGCAACAAATTCTGGAGCAGACTAGGGAGCTTACCCGCATTGTTGCTGATGGACAG CCAATATCTCTGACGGACCAAGATATCGTGGAAATGATATTCTTTCCTGTGGTAAATGAAGCCTGCCATTTGGTTGATGGAGGAGTTGTGGTCCGGGCATCAGACATTGACATAGCATCTGTTCATGGGATGAAATTTCCTTCATATTA TGGAGGAATATTATTCTGGGCTGATTCACTTGGACCAGACTACATTTGCTCAAGGCTGACAAATTGGTTCAAGGCCTATGGAAACTTTTTCAAGCCATCCAAATATTTGGAGGAGAGGGCCAGGAAAGGTATCCTATTG GGAGCATCATCCACTTGA
- the LOC113702855 gene encoding uncharacterized protein isoform X1, protein MPHFLLLEIILMSVAAMNMNIVPNIAQKMQRLAQARTLSHVHVYSHTLPARHFINSPTLSQSSLVSSRSSSYKSQTTSLKFFKLQLNITNSASTTSHQEERVEIMDSEKLRLELLEVLRSRRTPEVHLTVEPGKPVEDPLYQETPKPTLSPAMESCPKKDIPNFKELLKEENFYLTTEAGEQGRLPVLILSLKDSTPQKRPAIVFLHSTNKCKEWLRPLLEAYASRGYIAVAIDSRYHGERARSLTTYRDALVSSWEKGDTMPFIFDTVCDLIKLADYLTQREDIDPLRLGITGESLGGMHAWFAGAADTRYAVVVPIIGVQAFKWAIEHDKWQARVDSIKAVFEKARIDLGKTAIDKEVVQKVWDRIAPDLASKFDSPHTIPAIAPRPLLILNGAEDPRCPLPGLEIPKSRAQEAYIKASALDSFKLIAEPGIPHQMTPLMVKEASDWFDRFFMT, encoded by the exons ATGCCCCATTTCCTCCTCCTTGAAATAATTTTAATGTCAGTAGCAGCAATGAATATGAACATTGTTCCAAACATCGCTCAAAAAATGCAGAGATTAGCACAAGCCCGCACCCTGTCCCACGTGCATGTTTACAGTCACACGTTGCCTGCCCGCCATTTCATCAACTCTCCCACGTTGTCGCAATCATCACTTGTCAGCAGCAGAAGCAGCAGCTATAAAAGTCAAACCACCTCCTTAAAGTTCTTCAAGTTACAACTGAACATCACCAACTCAGCTAGCACTACGAGCCACCAAGAAGAAAGGGTTGAAATCATGGATTCTGAGAAGCTTCGtcttgaattgcttgaagtcCTTCGCAGCAGAAGAACCCCAGAAG TCCATCTGACTGTGGAACCTGGGAAGCCAGTGGAGGACCCTTTGTATCAGGAGACTCCTAAGCCAACCTTGAGTCCG GCCATGGAATCCTGTCCAAAGAAAGATATTCCCAACTTTAAAGAATTGCTCAAAGAGGAGAACTTTTACTTGACTACTGAG GCTGGAGAGCAAGGACGCTTGCCTGTGCTGATACTGAGCTTGAAAGATAGCACTCCGCAGAAGAGGCCAGCTATTGTTTTTCTGCACAGTACGAATAAATGCAAAGAGTGGTTACGACCATTGCTTGAG GCGTATGCTTCAAGGGGATATATAGCAGTTGCTATTGATTCTCGTTATCATGGAGAGCGTGCTAGAAGCTTGACAACGTATCGAGAT GCCCTCGTGTCATCATGGGAAAAAGGTGATACGATGCCATTCATATTTGATACG GTGTGCGACTTGATAAAACTTGCAGATTATCTCACACAAAGGGAAGATATAGACCCACTCAGGCTAGGGATCACTGGTGAATCACTTGGAG GAATGCATGCATGGTTTGCTGGTGCTGCGGATACTCGCTATGCTGTGGTTGTACCTATAATTGGTGTTCAA GCCTTCAAATGGGCTATAGAGCATGACAAGTGGCAAGCTCGAGTTGATAGTATCAAGGCAGTATTCGAAA AGGCAAGGATTGATTTAGGCAAGACTGCAATCGATAAAGAAGTGGTACAAAAG GTCTGGGATAGAATAGCTCCAGATCTAGCCTCCAAGTTTGATTCACCTCATACAATTCCAGCTATTGCACCACGTCCACTGCTGATCTTAAATG GTGCTGAAGACCCGCGGTGCCCTTTGCCTGGCCTGGAAATTCCAAAATCAAGAGCACAAGAGGCTTATATAAAGGCCAGTGCATTGGATTCTTTCAAG CTTATAGCAGAACCAGGAATCCCTCACCAGATGACGCCCTTGATGGTAAAAGAAGCAAGTGATTGGTTTGACAGGTTCTTCATGACATAA
- the LOC113702855 gene encoding uncharacterized protein isoform X2, translated as MPHFLLLEIILMSVAAMNMNIVPNIAQKMQRLAQARTLSHVHVYSHTLPARHFINSPTLSQSSLVSSRSSSYKSQTTSLKFFKLQLNITNSASTTSHQEERVEIMDSEKLRLELLEVLRSRRTPEVHLTVEPGKPVEDPLYQETPKPTLSPAMESCPKKDIPNFKELLKEENFYLTTEAGEQGRLPVLILSLKDSTPQKRPAIVFLHSTNKCKEWLRPLLEAYASRGYIAVAIDSRYHGERARSLTTYRDALVSSWEKGDTMPFIFDTVCDLIKLADYLTQREDIDPLRLGITGESLGGMHAWFAGAADTRYAVVVPIIGVQAFKWAIEHDKWQARVDSIKAVFEKARIDLGKTAIDKEVVQKVLKTRGALCLAWKFQNQEHKRLI; from the exons ATGCCCCATTTCCTCCTCCTTGAAATAATTTTAATGTCAGTAGCAGCAATGAATATGAACATTGTTCCAAACATCGCTCAAAAAATGCAGAGATTAGCACAAGCCCGCACCCTGTCCCACGTGCATGTTTACAGTCACACGTTGCCTGCCCGCCATTTCATCAACTCTCCCACGTTGTCGCAATCATCACTTGTCAGCAGCAGAAGCAGCAGCTATAAAAGTCAAACCACCTCCTTAAAGTTCTTCAAGTTACAACTGAACATCACCAACTCAGCTAGCACTACGAGCCACCAAGAAGAAAGGGTTGAAATCATGGATTCTGAGAAGCTTCGtcttgaattgcttgaagtcCTTCGCAGCAGAAGAACCCCAGAAG TCCATCTGACTGTGGAACCTGGGAAGCCAGTGGAGGACCCTTTGTATCAGGAGACTCCTAAGCCAACCTTGAGTCCG GCCATGGAATCCTGTCCAAAGAAAGATATTCCCAACTTTAAAGAATTGCTCAAAGAGGAGAACTTTTACTTGACTACTGAG GCTGGAGAGCAAGGACGCTTGCCTGTGCTGATACTGAGCTTGAAAGATAGCACTCCGCAGAAGAGGCCAGCTATTGTTTTTCTGCACAGTACGAATAAATGCAAAGAGTGGTTACGACCATTGCTTGAG GCGTATGCTTCAAGGGGATATATAGCAGTTGCTATTGATTCTCGTTATCATGGAGAGCGTGCTAGAAGCTTGACAACGTATCGAGAT GCCCTCGTGTCATCATGGGAAAAAGGTGATACGATGCCATTCATATTTGATACG GTGTGCGACTTGATAAAACTTGCAGATTATCTCACACAAAGGGAAGATATAGACCCACTCAGGCTAGGGATCACTGGTGAATCACTTGGAG GAATGCATGCATGGTTTGCTGGTGCTGCGGATACTCGCTATGCTGTGGTTGTACCTATAATTGGTGTTCAA GCCTTCAAATGGGCTATAGAGCATGACAAGTGGCAAGCTCGAGTTGATAGTATCAAGGCAGTATTCGAAA AGGCAAGGATTGATTTAGGCAAGACTGCAATCGATAAAGAAGTGGTACAAAAG GTGCTGAAGACCCGCGGTGCCCTTTGCCTGGCCTGGAAATTCCAAAATCAAGAGCACAAGAGGCTTATATAA
- the LOC113703324 gene encoding protein tesmin/TSO1-like CXC 5, translated as MEPMEASSPTAPKNGFPAKRLARQLDFTATPAMCRPLAANVILPEHPQAQLQSKLLALAKPAPPAILVSQPQEVSGEKSPPSRAMQQRLKPTVPVVMRLAHTVRRPTSQEVNKYGSPKLPDQRSIELRDATPKKKKQCNCKNSRCLKLYCECFASGTYCNGCNCTKCHNTSEHEAQRKEAIEIILERNPDAFQPKIAKSPVGTTDGSVEAYDVTIMGKHNKGCNCKKSGCLKKYCECFQANVLCSENCKCIDCKNFEGSKERDYMFHEGPTNDFRFVNQAINAAICGTSKFSYFNTLPATKKRKTEQLICRATSVDAVKDRLEQIRQENDLAPTTASFSPLSAPSAQPTTAMTSGISQFTHRPLLAEILQSEHLKELCSLLVVVSAEAAKKISGKKHVINKGDIEEVETSISSAIQGSKDVHAQYRNESFNTSQVEGNLAYGCQSGEGDRETGSAASPETLPLMSNDRDVATEGADSPTGASNPKRSTTIKSPDREVFKEIDAEQERLVLTNFCGFLNKLITCTIIRETSYLSLSRNGLESQLGVVQNCNSKPTIQTRKSV; from the exons ATGGAACCGATGGAAGCATCGTCTCCGACGGCGCCGAAGAATGGGTTTCCGGCGAAGAGGTTGGCGAGGCAGTTAGATTTTACTGCAACACCAGCAATGTGTAGACCGTTGGCGGCAAATGTGATATTGCCGGAGCATCCACAGGCGCAATTACAGTCCAAGTTGCTTGCTCTGGCTAAGCCTGCGCCACCCGCGATACTTGTTTCACAGCCGCAGGAGGTGTCCGGAGAGAAATCGCCTCCGTCCCGGGCCATGCAACAGCGGCTGAAGCCGACGGTGCCGGTGGTAATGCGTCTAGCTCATACGGTTCGTCGGCCTACTTCGCAGGAAGTAAA CAAATATGGGTCTCCAAAGTTGCCAGACCAGCGTAGCATTGAGCTGAGAGATGCTActccaaagaagaagaagcaatgTAATTGCAAAAACTCAAGATGCTTGAAGTT GTACTGTGAATGCTTTGCCTCTGGAACATATTGCAATGGTTGCAACTGCACAAAATGTCATAATACGTCAGAGCATGAGGCTCAAAGGAAGGAGGCAATTGAAATAATCCTAGAGAGAAATCCAGATGCATTCCAACCAAAGATTGCTAAAAGCCCAGTAGGAACCACAGATGGTAGT GTAGAGGCATATGATGTCACAATCATGGGTAAACACAACAAAGGATGCAATTGCAAGAAGTCTGGGTGCCTCAAGAAATATTGCGAGTGTTTCCAGGCTAATGTTCTGTGCTCAGAAAACTGCAAATGCATAGATTGCAAGAATTTTGAAGGGAGTAAGGAGAGAGATTATATGTTTCATGAAGGTCCCACAAATGATTTTAGATTTGTCAATCAGGCAATAAATGCAGCCATTTGTGgaacttcaaaattttcttattttaacacACTTCCTGCAACAAAGAAGAGGAAAACTGAGCAACTCATATGCAGAGCAACATCTGTTGATGCAGTAAAAGACAGACTTGAACAAATTAGACAG GAAAATGATTTAGCACCCACCACAGCTTCTTTTTCCCCATTGTCTGCTCCATCTGCTCAACCTACTACTGCTATGACTTCAGGGATTTCACAATTCACACACAG GCCTCTATTAGCAGAAATTCTCCAATCCGAACATTTGAAGGAGCTATGTTCTCTTCTGGTTGTAGTTTCAGCTGAAGCcgcaaaaaaaatttcag GAAAGAAACATGTGATAAATAAAGGTGACATAGAAGAGGTTGAAACTTCCATTTCTTCAGCAATTCAAGGAAGTAAAGATGTTCATGCTCAATATCGTAATGAGAGCTTCAACACTAGTCAAGTAGAGGGGAATCTGGCTTATGGATGCCAATCAGGTGAAGGTGATCGAGAAACTGGAAGCGCAGCCTCTCCTGAGACACTTCCATTAATGTCTAATGATAGAGATGTTGCAACCGAAGGAGCTGACTCTCCAACTGGAGCTTCCAACCCAAAAAGAAGTACAACAATTAAGTCTCCGGACAGAGAAGTATTTAAGGAGATAGATGCAGAACAAGAAAGGCTCGTCCTGACAAATTTTTGTGGTTTCCTTAACAAACTTATAACATGCACTATCATAAGAG AAACTTCATATTTGTCGTTGTCGAGAAATGGATTGGAAAGCCAGCTGGGAGTAGTGCAAAATTGCAATTCAAAACCCACAATTCAAACAAGAAAATCAGTTTGA